A single Anopheles maculipalpis chromosome 3RL, idAnoMacuDA_375_x, whole genome shotgun sequence DNA region contains:
- the LOC126565420 gene encoding RIP-like protein, whose product MEIINPGPSSHQTSIADKIRSKEAARRFKYGSPKLVDLMREKCRIRIKEARNDQFLKKRNIIQEEKTFLETIVREELSELEHDIALQELIYKELMQDTEQWLFYERVENYLIESYETDTVFCPICEHNVLQLDNRANRLSCSCGILLRYDGSIETFSKLVTETLTQHALRCTNNLQFFTEPIVDVDYVQLNAFCLGCDFYRDLTS is encoded by the exons ATGGAGATTATCAATCCAGGCCCGTCCTCGCATCAAACAAGCATCGCCGACAAGATACGCTCGAAGGAAGCCGCCCGACGCTTCAAGTACGGCTCACCTAAGCTGGTCGATCTGATGCGTGAG AAATGTCGAATCCGCATCAAAGAGGCACGCAACGATCAGTTCCTGAAGAAGCGAAACATCATTCAGGAGGAGAAAACATTCCTGGAAACGATTGTACGCGAGGAGCTTTCCGAGCTGGAGCACGACATTGCACTGCAGGAACTGATCTACAAGGAGCTGATGCAGGACACGGAGCAGTGGTTGTTTTACGAACGAGTGGAAAACTATCTCATCGAGTCGTACGAAACCGACACGGTGTTTTGTCCTATATGTGAACACAACGTGCTGCAGCTGGATAATCGTGCCAATCGGCTCAGCTGTTCTTGTGGCATTTTGCTGCGTTACGATGGGTCGATCGAAACATTTAGCAAGCTTGTAACGGAAACGCTCACACAGCATGCATTGCGCTGCACAAATAACCTTCAGTTTTTCACCGAACCCATCGTAGATGTGGATTACGTGCAGTTGAACGCATTTTGTCTTGGTTGTGATTTTTACCGCGACCTAACAAGTTAG